In Bradyrhizobium sp. 1(2017), one DNA window encodes the following:
- a CDS encoding sugar ABC transporter ATP-binding protein: MSDALPIEVTSPTPLLELRGISKEFPGVKALDDVSFAVHPGEVHMLLGENGAGKSSLMKVLCGAYRADAGEFYYKGEKVAISSTADAQKLGIAVIFQEFSLVPYLDIAQNIFLGREPKGRIPGTIDRRQILADARRVLGTIGFDIDPSTTVDKLGVAQQQMVEIAKAISQNARILVMDEPTAALSDRETELLFALIGRLKADGVSIVYISHRMAEVFALGDRITVLRDGRRIDGVRPADVTPDQLVRMMVGRNVDMTYPRNFADKPGDVLLEVKSLSAATGISDINIEVRRGEIVGLCGLVGSGRSEVARAIFGADPVTSGEIIFDGKIISGEPDLAARRGIALIPESRKSEGLALLRSVSDNLVVSALRKLFPRGLFDQRSAQRTSDGLIRQLRIATPSARQTVGLLSGGNQQKVVIGKWLAAGSKLFIFDEPTRGIDIGAKSEIFALIDRLVAEGAAALMISSEQVEICHVCDRAYVMREGRIAGHLTRNELTEENIVRLGMHHA, from the coding sequence ATGAGCGACGCGCTCCCCATCGAAGTCACCTCGCCCACACCGCTGCTGGAACTGCGCGGCATCAGCAAGGAGTTTCCCGGCGTCAAGGCACTGGACGACGTGTCCTTTGCCGTCCACCCCGGCGAAGTCCACATGCTGCTGGGCGAGAACGGTGCCGGCAAGTCGAGCCTGATGAAGGTGCTGTGCGGCGCCTACCGCGCTGACGCCGGCGAGTTCTACTACAAGGGCGAGAAGGTCGCGATCTCCTCGACCGCCGATGCACAGAAGCTCGGCATTGCAGTGATCTTCCAGGAATTCTCGCTCGTCCCCTATCTCGACATCGCCCAGAACATCTTTCTCGGCCGCGAGCCGAAGGGCCGCATCCCCGGCACCATCGACCGCCGCCAGATCCTGGCCGACGCAAGGCGCGTGCTCGGCACCATCGGCTTCGACATCGATCCCTCCACCACCGTCGACAAGCTCGGCGTGGCGCAGCAGCAGATGGTCGAGATCGCGAAGGCGATCAGCCAGAACGCCCGCATCCTCGTCATGGACGAGCCCACCGCGGCGCTGTCCGACCGAGAGACCGAACTCTTGTTCGCGCTGATCGGCCGGCTGAAGGCCGACGGCGTCTCGATCGTCTACATCTCGCATCGTATGGCCGAGGTGTTCGCGCTCGGCGATCGCATCACCGTGCTGCGCGACGGTCGCCGCATCGACGGCGTCCGGCCGGCCGACGTCACGCCGGACCAGCTCGTGCGCATGATGGTCGGCCGCAACGTCGACATGACCTATCCGCGCAATTTTGCCGACAAGCCCGGGGACGTGTTGCTCGAGGTCAAGAGCCTGAGCGCGGCGACCGGCATCTCCGACATCAACATCGAGGTGCGCCGGGGCGAGATCGTCGGCCTGTGCGGCCTGGTCGGCTCCGGCCGCAGCGAGGTCGCGCGCGCCATCTTCGGCGCCGATCCCGTGACATCGGGCGAGATCATCTTCGACGGCAAGATCATTTCCGGCGAGCCCGACCTTGCCGCCCGCCGCGGCATCGCGCTGATCCCGGAAAGCCGCAAGAGCGAGGGCCTCGCGCTGCTGCGCTCGGTGAGCGACAATCTCGTGGTGTCGGCGCTGCGAAAGCTGTTCCCGAGGGGCCTGTTCGACCAGCGCAGCGCGCAGCGCACATCCGACGGCCTGATCCGGCAGCTGCGCATTGCAACCCCGAGCGCGCGCCAGACCGTCGGCCTGCTCTCGGGAGGCAATCAGCAGAAGGTCGTGATCGGCAAATGGCTGGCGGCCGGCTCGAAGCTCTTCATCTTCGACGAGCCGACGCGCGGCATCGACATCGGCGCCAAATCGGAGATCTTTGCCCTGATCGACCGCCTTGTCGCGGAAGGCGCGGCCGCCCTGATGATCTCGTCCGAGCAGGTCGAGATCTGCCATGTCTGCGACCGCGCCTATGTGATGCGCGAGGGCCGCATCGCGGGACACCTGACACGCAACGAATTGACCGAGGAGAACATCGTGCGACTGGGGATGCATCATGCGTGA
- a CDS encoding FAD-linked oxidase C-terminal domain-containing protein yields the protein MGPRVNTGILAERLTGMIGPRASVARGVLDQHGQSESHYQSLPPDIVVFPETTQEVAEIVKLCASAGMPIVPFGAGTSLEGNAAAVAGGVCFDFARMSKVLAVHDSDMDVVVQPGITRKQLNAELRNTGLFFPIDPGADASIGGMTSTRASGTMAVRYGTMKDNVMALEVVLADGRVIQTAKRARKSAAGYDLTRMFVGAEGTLGIITEITLKVHPVPQAISAAVCSFDTLHDAVDTAISVIQSAIPVARIELLDDVMMRGINAYAKLGYREAPTLFFEFHGSETSVAEQAEAAQAIAADHGGHGFAWAKAPEDRSRLWHARDNTLYAGLGLRPGARAVITDVCVPISRLAECLTETRRDADEHGFTAPIVGHVGDGNFHMLILIDPARPEEAEGAKALQARMVARAIAMDGTCTGEHGIGLGKIGYLTDELGEAVDVMRSIKAALDPNGLMNPGKIFASGAKA from the coding sequence ATGGGACCGCGGGTCAACACGGGCATATTGGCCGAGCGCCTCACCGGCATGATCGGTCCGCGCGCCAGCGTCGCGCGCGGCGTGCTCGATCAGCATGGGCAGAGTGAGTCACACTATCAGAGCCTGCCGCCCGACATCGTCGTCTTTCCTGAAACCACGCAGGAGGTCGCCGAGATCGTGAAACTGTGCGCCAGCGCGGGCATGCCGATCGTCCCGTTCGGCGCCGGCACCTCGCTCGAAGGCAATGCGGCCGCGGTCGCGGGCGGCGTCTGCTTCGACTTCGCGCGCATGAGCAAGGTGCTGGCGGTGCACGACAGCGACATGGACGTGGTGGTGCAGCCCGGCATCACGCGCAAGCAGCTCAATGCGGAGCTGCGCAACACGGGCCTGTTCTTTCCGATCGACCCCGGCGCCGACGCTTCGATCGGCGGCATGACCTCGACGCGCGCCTCCGGCACCATGGCGGTGCGCTACGGCACCATGAAGGACAACGTCATGGCACTCGAGGTGGTGCTGGCTGACGGACGCGTGATCCAGACCGCGAAGCGCGCGCGCAAGTCGGCGGCCGGCTACGATTTGACGCGCATGTTCGTCGGCGCGGAGGGCACGCTCGGAATCATCACCGAGATCACGCTGAAGGTCCACCCCGTGCCGCAGGCGATCTCGGCCGCGGTCTGCAGCTTCGACACACTCCACGACGCCGTCGACACCGCGATCTCCGTGATCCAGTCCGCAATCCCCGTCGCGCGCATCGAGCTGCTCGACGACGTCATGATGCGCGGCATCAACGCTTATGCCAAGCTCGGCTATCGTGAGGCCCCGACCCTGTTCTTCGAATTCCACGGCTCCGAGACCTCCGTCGCGGAGCAGGCCGAGGCCGCGCAGGCCATCGCCGCCGACCACGGCGGTCACGGCTTTGCCTGGGCCAAGGCGCCGGAAGACCGCAGCCGGCTCTGGCACGCCCGCGACAACACGCTCTATGCGGGACTCGGCCTGCGGCCCGGCGCGCGCGCCGTGATCACCGATGTCTGCGTGCCGATCTCGCGGCTGGCGGAATGCCTGACCGAGACGCGCCGCGATGCGGACGAGCACGGCTTTACGGCTCCGATCGTCGGCCATGTCGGCGACGGCAATTTCCACATGCTGATTCTGATCGACCCGGCCAGACCCGAAGAGGCCGAAGGCGCCAAGGCGCTGCAGGCCCGCATGGTCGCCCGCGCCATCGCCATGGACGGCACCTGCACCGGCGAGCACGGCATCGGTCTCGGCAAGATCGGCTATCTCACCGACGAGCTCGGCGAGGCCGTCGACGTGATGCGATCGATCAAGGCTGCACTCGATCCGAATGGCTTGATGAATCCTGGAAAGATCTTTGCGAGCGGAGCCAAGGCATGA
- a CDS encoding intradiol ring-cleavage dioxygenase, whose protein sequence is MRNFNENTITDAVLERIAGATDPRIKEVSEALVRHLHAFVREVRPTQKEWEYGIDFLTRTGHMCNDKRQEFILLSDTLGVSMLVDAINHPVPEGATETTVLGPFFVQAAPERDSGADISGPMEGDPMLVTGSVSTVDGKPLAGATVDVWHSDDDGYYDVQQLDDIGDLAMRARFQTDASGRFHFWSIKPAAYPIPHDGPVGEMLEVQGRHPWRPAHVHFMISAPGFEQLVTHVFVAGDQYLDSDVVFGVKDSLVREFVRQPAARAPDGRMVDSEYFHLNYDFGLKQLASNARAA, encoded by the coding sequence ATGCGTAACTTCAACGAGAACACGATCACGGATGCGGTGCTGGAGCGGATCGCGGGCGCAACGGATCCGCGGATCAAAGAGGTCAGCGAAGCACTGGTGCGCCATCTTCACGCCTTCGTCCGCGAGGTGCGGCCGACCCAGAAGGAATGGGAGTACGGCATCGACTTCCTGACCCGCACCGGGCACATGTGCAACGACAAGCGCCAGGAGTTCATCCTGCTCTCGGACACGCTCGGCGTCTCCATGCTGGTCGACGCGATCAATCACCCGGTGCCGGAAGGCGCGACCGAGACCACGGTGCTCGGGCCGTTCTTCGTCCAGGCCGCGCCGGAGAGGGACAGCGGCGCTGACATCTCCGGTCCGATGGAAGGCGATCCCATGCTGGTCACCGGTTCGGTCTCGACCGTCGACGGCAAGCCTCTTGCGGGCGCCACCGTCGACGTCTGGCATTCCGACGACGACGGCTATTACGACGTGCAGCAGCTCGACGACATCGGCGATCTCGCGATGCGCGCCCGCTTCCAAACCGATGCCAGTGGCCGTTTCCATTTCTGGTCGATCAAGCCCGCGGCCTACCCCATTCCGCATGACGGCCCGGTCGGCGAGATGCTGGAGGTCCAGGGCCGCCATCCCTGGCGCCCTGCCCATGTGCACTTCATGATCTCGGCGCCCGGTTTCGAGCAATTGGTGACGCACGTCTTCGTTGCGGGCGACCAATATCTCGACAGCGACGTCGTATTCGGCGTCAAGGACAGCCTGGTCCGGGAGTTCGTCCGTCAGCCCGCCGCCCGTGCGCCGGATGGTCGCATGGTGGACAGCGAGTATTTTCATCTCAACTACGATTTCGGCCTGAAGCAGCTCGCGAGCAACGCGAGAGCCGCTTAA
- a CDS encoding NAD(P)-dependent oxidoreductase gives MTDASKNVAFIGIGKMGLPMSVLVTKAGFSVTAFDQSAARISEARAQGITIAASPAEAVGGKAAVVTSLPDDAALRGALLGPTGLIAAMPPGAVLIETSTVSVEASTEVAAAAQARGIAYLRSPVSGNASIVHTGALTCFVSGPKDAFESAKPLFAAFTRAQTYLGPAEEARYAKLSVNLMIAVSAAMMAESLALARKGGIAWQDILKVLDDSAVASPMVKYKTTPLRNRDFESTFSCKQMAKDLDLILGAGHAVGVPLQLAAQVRETYGSLVAQGDGETDFIATVKHLERLSGLGEPKL, from the coding sequence ATGACTGACGCCTCGAAGAATGTTGCTTTCATCGGGATCGGCAAGATGGGCCTGCCGATGTCGGTACTGGTCACCAAGGCCGGTTTTTCCGTCACTGCGTTCGACCAGAGCGCGGCGCGGATCAGCGAGGCACGCGCGCAAGGCATTACGATAGCCGCATCGCCGGCCGAGGCCGTCGGCGGCAAGGCCGCTGTCGTGACCTCCTTGCCAGACGACGCTGCCCTGCGCGGCGCGCTGCTTGGCCCCACGGGCCTCATCGCCGCGATGCCGCCCGGAGCCGTTCTGATCGAAACCAGTACCGTCAGTGTTGAGGCTTCGACAGAGGTTGCCGCCGCTGCGCAGGCACGCGGCATTGCCTATCTGCGTTCCCCGGTCTCCGGCAACGCCAGCATCGTGCACACCGGCGCGCTGACCTGCTTCGTGTCGGGGCCGAAGGACGCCTTTGAAAGCGCAAAGCCGCTGTTCGCCGCCTTCACCCGCGCCCAGACCTATCTCGGACCTGCCGAGGAAGCACGCTACGCAAAGCTCTCCGTCAATCTGATGATCGCGGTGTCCGCGGCGATGATGGCCGAGAGCCTGGCGCTGGCGCGCAAGGGCGGCATTGCGTGGCAGGACATCCTGAAGGTGCTGGACGACAGCGCGGTGGCGTCCCCGATGGTGAAGTACAAGACCACGCCGCTGCGCAACCGCGATTTCGAGTCCACCTTCTCCTGCAAGCAGATGGCCAAGGATCTCGACCTGATCCTCGGTGCCGGCCACGCCGTCGGCGTGCCGCTGCAGCTCGCGGCGCAGGTGCGCGAGACCTATGGCTCGCTGGTCGCGCAGGGCGACGGCGAGACCGACTTCATTGCGACCGTCAAGCATCTCGAACGGTTGTCCGGCCTCGGCGAACCGAAGCTGTGA
- a CDS encoding amidohydrolase family protein, translating to MRRTLIKSATVISMDDAIGDLPAGDVLVEGNRIVDVRPSIDLGSGEAEIVDGAGRIVIPGLINAHMHTWQTALRGYAANWTLLEYFRRMHAGLATVFRPDDIHIATLVGALNQINCGTTTLVDWCHNNPTPDHTDAAVRGLIESGIRAAFFHGSPKPEPKPGEPHFSEVPHPRREVERLLAGPLADRDGLVTLGLAILGPHYSTLDVAMHDFRLARELKLIASMHQGGGPAKTSGGWEKLIEAGLVGAGINIVHGNDLPDDLLDRMVDLGVSFSVTPENEMIQGHGFPITGRLLKRGVRPTVGIDLESVLAGDLFAAARVALSMQRALDNAESRKTSGTIPVTTTIPVREALRWITTEGARMLGREHQIGSLTPGKLADLVIINASGLNLFPVHDPVATVVMQTSLANIEAVMIGGTWKKRNGQLLVDGLETKKQLLAQSGQRLVQDIERQGRAA from the coding sequence ATGCGGCGCACGCTCATCAAATCCGCCACCGTCATCAGCATGGATGACGCGATCGGCGATCTCCCTGCCGGCGACGTGCTGGTCGAGGGAAATCGTATCGTCGACGTGCGGCCGTCGATTGACCTCGGCAGCGGCGAGGCTGAGATCGTTGACGGTGCCGGACGCATCGTCATCCCCGGTCTCATCAACGCGCATATGCACACCTGGCAGACGGCACTGCGCGGCTATGCCGCGAACTGGACGCTGCTCGAATATTTCCGGCGCATGCACGCCGGGCTCGCAACTGTCTTCCGGCCGGATGACATCCACATCGCAACCCTCGTCGGCGCACTGAACCAGATCAATTGCGGCACCACCACACTCGTTGACTGGTGCCACAACAACCCGACACCCGATCATACCGACGCTGCCGTGCGCGGCCTGATCGAGAGCGGCATCCGCGCCGCCTTCTTCCACGGCTCGCCGAAACCCGAGCCGAAGCCCGGCGAGCCGCATTTCTCGGAAGTGCCGCATCCGCGCCGCGAGGTCGAGCGGCTGCTCGCCGGCCCCCTCGCCGATCGCGACGGTCTCGTCACGCTGGGCCTGGCCATTCTCGGCCCGCATTATTCGACGCTCGACGTCGCCATGCACGATTTCCGCCTGGCGCGCGAGCTCAAGCTGATCGCCTCGATGCACCAGGGCGGCGGTCCGGCCAAGACGTCCGGCGGCTGGGAGAAGCTGATCGAGGCCGGGCTCGTCGGCGCCGGCATCAACATCGTCCACGGCAACGATCTGCCCGATGATCTCCTGGACCGGATGGTCGATCTCGGCGTGTCCTTCTCGGTGACACCAGAGAACGAAATGATCCAGGGCCACGGCTTCCCGATCACCGGACGCCTCCTGAAGCGCGGCGTTCGGCCGACGGTCGGCATTGATCTCGAATCCGTGCTGGCGGGAGACCTCTTCGCCGCCGCCCGCGTCGCGCTCTCGATGCAGCGGGCGCTCGACAATGCGGAGTCGCGCAAGACCAGCGGGACCATTCCGGTGACCACCACCATTCCCGTCCGCGAAGCGCTGCGCTGGATCACGACGGAAGGCGCCCGCATGCTTGGCCGCGAGCACCAGATCGGCTCGCTGACTCCGGGCAAGCTCGCCGACCTCGTCATCATCAACGCCTCCGGCCTCAACCTCTTCCCGGTGCACGATCCCGTCGCAACCGTCGTGATGCAGACCAGCCTTGCCAACATCGAGGCCGTCATGATCGGCGGCACCTGGAAGAAGCGCAATGGCCAGTTGCTGGTTGACGGGCTGGAGACCAAGAAGCAGCTGCTTGCGCAATCCGGCCAGCGGCTGGTGCAGGACATCGAACGACAGGGACGCGCTGCCTGA
- a CDS encoding maleylacetate reductase: MIGSFTFENLPCRVVFGSGTLASAKAEVERLGGKRALVLTTPQQEAQGKSLGVPLGPLYAGIFPGATMHTPVEVTERALAAMKACDADCVVSLGGGSTTGLGKALALRTGINQLCIPTTYAGSEMTPIVGQTENGLKTTVRDAAVLPETVIYDVDLTLTLPASLAVTSGINAIAHAVEALYARDTNPVTCLMAEEGIRALARALPAIAAKADDREARTEALYGAWLCGVCLGTVGMALHHKLCHTLGGTFDLPHAETHTIVLPHALAYNAPAVPEAMARISRAIGAADASQGLFELAKRLGAKVALRDVGMPESGIDKAADLAVTNAYWNPRSLERNAIRDLIARAWAGEPPTAIKAAA, from the coding sequence ATGATCGGTTCATTCACCTTTGAAAACCTGCCCTGCCGCGTCGTGTTCGGCAGCGGAACGCTTGCCTCCGCCAAAGCCGAGGTCGAGCGGCTCGGCGGCAAGCGTGCGCTGGTGCTGACGACGCCGCAGCAGGAGGCGCAGGGCAAGAGCCTTGGCGTGCCGCTCGGCCCGCTCTATGCCGGCATCTTTCCCGGCGCCACGATGCACACGCCGGTCGAGGTCACGGAACGTGCCCTCGCCGCGATGAAGGCGTGCGATGCCGACTGCGTCGTCTCGCTCGGCGGCGGCTCGACCACGGGCCTCGGCAAGGCGCTGGCCTTGCGCACCGGCATCAACCAGCTCTGCATCCCCACCACCTATGCCGGCTCGGAAATGACGCCGATCGTCGGCCAGACCGAGAACGGCCTGAAGACCACGGTGCGCGACGCCGCCGTGCTGCCGGAGACCGTGATCTACGATGTCGATCTGACCTTGACGCTGCCCGCGAGTCTGGCCGTCACATCCGGCATCAACGCCATCGCGCATGCCGTCGAGGCGCTCTATGCGCGCGACACCAACCCCGTGACCTGCCTGATGGCGGAAGAAGGCATCCGCGCGCTCGCGCGTGCCCTGCCCGCCATCGCCGCCAAGGCTGATGACCGCGAGGCCCGCACCGAAGCGCTCTACGGTGCCTGGCTCTGCGGCGTCTGCCTCGGCACGGTCGGCATGGCGTTGCATCACAAGCTCTGCCACACGCTCGGCGGCACCTTCGACCTGCCGCACGCCGAAACCCACACCATCGTGCTGCCGCACGCGCTCGCCTACAACGCACCGGCCGTGCCCGAAGCGATGGCACGCATTTCCCGCGCGATCGGAGCGGCCGATGCATCGCAGGGGCTTTTCGAACTTGCCAAGCGACTGGGCGCCAAGGTCGCCCTACGCGACGTCGGCATGCCCGAAAGCGGCATCGACAAGGCGGCCGATCTGGCGGTGACGAATGCCTACTGGAATCCACGTTCGCTCGAGCGAAACGCCATTCGCGACTTGATTGCACGTGCCTGGGCCGGCGAGCCGCCGACTGCCATTAAAGCTGCGGCTTGA
- a CDS encoding Dabb family protein, whose product MSGPIRHIVMWRLRGETPEERSAARVKVKTLFEGLKGRIDGLTHIEVGMDVSAVDYACDVVLFSEFTDQAALASYANHPEHLRVREALGDLRIGRFQVDYPIKETGA is encoded by the coding sequence ATGTCGGGGCCGATCAGGCACATCGTGATGTGGCGGCTGCGCGGGGAGACCCCCGAGGAGCGCTCCGCCGCCCGGGTCAAGGTCAAGACCCTGTTCGAGGGCCTCAAAGGCCGGATCGACGGCCTCACCCATATCGAAGTCGGCATGGACGTCAGCGCGGTCGACTACGCCTGCGACGTGGTCCTGTTCTCCGAATTCACCGACCAGGCGGCGCTCGCGTCCTATGCCAATCACCCGGAACATCTGCGCGTGCGCGAGGCGCTGGGTGACTTGCGGATCGGGCGCTTCCAGGTCGATTATCCCATCAAAGAGACCGGCGCATGA
- a CDS encoding LysR family transcriptional regulator: MDRLLQLEVFSKTAELGSLSKAAETLRMSNAAASRHLSALEERLAVRLIERNTRRQWLTEAGQELLQRCSTLLNELAEAEDAVSDRALSPKGMLRVTSSLSFAMIYLAPMLPAFRALYPDLSVQIISANRYLDFIEAGIDVAIRTREHEPDSNIIVRRIGQMHRVLAAAPSYLEKHGRPEHPADLARHNMLIYNLANDPYSLRLSQGSTTQTVRIAPTLDSNDGQIICGAARAGLGILIQPLYIVQGDIAAGRLEPVLMGWELPLLTMNIAYQNRVRLPAKIRVFSDFLVSHIREHSQPGIWIDAAK; encoded by the coding sequence ATGGACCGGCTGCTCCAACTCGAGGTCTTCTCCAAAACCGCCGAACTCGGCAGTCTTTCCAAAGCTGCCGAAACCCTGCGGATGTCCAACGCGGCCGCCAGCCGTCATCTCAGTGCGCTGGAGGAGCGGCTCGCCGTCCGGCTGATCGAGCGCAACACGCGCCGGCAATGGCTGACCGAAGCAGGGCAGGAGCTGCTGCAGCGTTGCAGCACGCTCTTGAACGAGCTCGCCGAAGCCGAGGATGCCGTCTCCGACCGCGCTCTGTCGCCGAAGGGCATGCTGCGCGTGACGAGCTCGCTGTCCTTCGCGATGATCTACCTCGCGCCGATGCTGCCGGCCTTCCGCGCGCTCTATCCCGATCTCAGCGTGCAGATCATCAGTGCCAACCGCTATCTGGATTTCATCGAGGCCGGCATCGACGTTGCGATCCGCACGCGCGAGCACGAGCCGGATTCCAACATCATCGTCCGCCGCATTGGCCAGATGCATCGTGTGCTCGCGGCAGCTCCCTCCTACCTGGAGAAGCACGGCAGGCCGGAGCATCCCGCCGATCTCGCCCGCCACAACATGCTGATCTACAACCTCGCCAACGATCCCTATTCGCTGCGGCTGAGCCAGGGCAGCACGACGCAGACGGTGCGGATCGCGCCGACGCTCGACAGCAATGACGGCCAGATCATCTGTGGCGCGGCGCGCGCAGGGCTCGGAATCCTGATCCAGCCGCTCTACATCGTGCAGGGCGATATCGCGGCCGGCCGGCTGGAGCCCGTCCTGATGGGCTGGGAGCTGCCGCTGCTCACCATGAACATCGCCTATCAGAACCGCGTCAGGTTGCCCGCCAAGATCAGGGTCTTCTCGGACTTCCTGGTCAGTCACATCCGCGAGCATTCGCAGCCAGGGATCTGGATCGACGCGGCGAAGTAG
- a CDS encoding MFS transporter has translation MKIQPASAAFTVVLGFLAAVPYSGIDINLPALAATGAALGTSPSHVGLTMSVYMLGLAIAPLLYGPISDRVGRKPVVVFGLVLFVFASLACAAAQSLPMLLICRAVQGVGAAGTTTIFAVIRDLFDEASGRAKIGSVMIAINVVTVIAPTAGAALLAIGGWRLIYAAQAVAGLILIPTVLYGLAESAKFDAANRIAAFTVLKDYLRIVTHPVSMAFILIGAAAGSAVFAYVTGSSLYFIKVAGLQPQQYGMIFSACSAAVMFGAFLDGQLGRRGVAPADVLTVGLVLLFVASSTMLVTTLAGLSPPALVTSLLMVVALAFGLSMPNLMNATMQPLPDIAGAVSAAAGSIQLGSGAIASGLVALLFDGRSALSMAAVMAATTLLALTLYLRFTRSAGRPLAT, from the coding sequence ATGAAGATCCAGCCTGCTTCCGCCGCCTTTACCGTTGTGCTCGGCTTCCTCGCCGCCGTGCCGTATTCCGGCATCGACATCAACCTTCCGGCGCTGGCCGCGACCGGCGCTGCGCTCGGAACAAGCCCCTCGCATGTTGGCCTGACGATGAGCGTCTACATGCTAGGTCTTGCGATTGCGCCGCTTCTCTACGGACCGATCTCCGACCGGGTTGGCCGCAAGCCGGTCGTCGTGTTCGGCCTCGTGCTATTCGTGTTCGCAAGCCTTGCCTGCGCGGCAGCGCAATCGCTGCCGATGCTGCTGATATGCCGCGCGGTTCAGGGCGTCGGCGCGGCCGGCACGACAACGATTTTCGCGGTCATCCGCGACCTGTTCGACGAGGCGTCGGGACGCGCGAAGATCGGCAGCGTCATGATAGCCATCAACGTGGTCACCGTGATTGCACCAACTGCCGGTGCGGCTCTGCTCGCGATCGGGGGATGGCGCCTGATCTATGCAGCTCAGGCCGTGGCCGGACTCATCCTGATACCGACGGTGCTGTACGGATTGGCCGAGAGTGCGAAGTTCGATGCTGCCAATCGCATTGCGGCGTTTACAGTCCTCAAGGACTATCTGCGCATCGTCACGCACCCGGTTTCGATGGCCTTCATCCTGATCGGCGCCGCCGCCGGATCCGCCGTGTTTGCCTATGTCACGGGCTCTTCGCTGTACTTCATCAAAGTCGCCGGCCTGCAGCCGCAGCAATACGGCATGATCTTCAGCGCCTGCTCGGCGGCGGTGATGTTTGGCGCTTTTCTCGACGGCCAGCTGGGCCGCCGTGGCGTCGCGCCCGCGGACGTGCTGACGGTTGGCCTGGTGCTGTTGTTTGTCGCCTCCAGCACGATGCTCGTGACGACCCTGGCCGGCCTGAGCCCGCCTGCCCTGGTCACCTCGCTTCTGATGGTGGTTGCGCTGGCCTTCGGCCTCAGCATGCCGAACCTCATGAATGCCACGATGCAGCCTTTGCCCGATATCGCCGGCGCGGTCAGCGCCGCGGCAGGCTCCATTCAACTGGGTTCCGGCGCGATCGCGAGCGGCCTGGTTGCGCTGCTCTTCGACGGACGCAGCGCGCTGTCGATGGCGGCCGTGATGGCGGCGACGACGCTGTTGGCGCTGACTCTCTATTTGCGATTTACCCGCTCGGCCGGACGCCCACTCGCAACGTGA